In a genomic window of Nostoc sp. UHCC 0870:
- a CDS encoding response regulator, which yields MNLTIADPSEVEILKGVQILVVDNDLDSGVLYSIFLKDFGANVIASGSIREAVEILSWFVPNMIICEITFFGESIYTLLNKLNAMEADNRNHIPIIVTSTCTRSSINGLLEIECERYLLKPIDLDQFILIINNLVLSNENNLPASALETRCSNLMAVKEVLALEAEVILIHKNYEE from the coding sequence ATGAATTTAACGATTGCTGATCCTTCCGAAGTTGAGATACTCAAAGGTGTGCAAATACTAGTTGTAGACAACGATCTCGATAGTGGAGTGCTGTATAGCATATTTCTCAAAGATTTTGGCGCAAATGTGATAGCATCTGGCTCTATAAGGGAGGCTGTAGAAATTCTCAGTTGGTTTGTTCCCAACATGATAATTTGTGAAATTACTTTCTTCGGTGAAAGTATTTATACATTGCTTAACAAATTAAATGCTATGGAAGCAGACAATAGGAATCATATTCCAATAATTGTCACTTCAACGTGTACCAGAAGTAGTATTAACGGACTGCTAGAGATAGAGTGTGAAAGATATTTACTGAAACCAATCGACCTTGATCAATTTATTTTGATAATTAATAACTTAGTATTATCTAACGAAAATAACTTACCAGCTTCTGCACTAGAAACACGATGCAGTAATCTGATGGCAGTAAAAGAGGTCTTAGCACTAGAAGCAGAGGTGATATTAATACATAAAAATTATGAGGAATAG